The Acidobacteriota bacterium DNA segment GGCGAGATTCAACGCGGCGAGGACGGCGATCTGACCCGGCTCCAGATTCGGCGCCTGGTCAGCAACCTCCCGCATCTTGCGATCGACCTTCTTCGCGAGTTCGCGAAGGCGGGCCGCATCCACCGCTCCATCCTCGCGGAGGGAGTAGGGAACGCCGAAAATCTCGACCGCGACAGTAGCCGCAACCTCTTCCTGGCGTTCACCTTCGGCCATTTCTCGACACCTCTCGTGGGCAAGCACTATAGCAGCCCGGAGCGTCAGGAATCGCCGTCCGCCAGCAGCTCCTCGAGCCCCTCGGCCAGTGCCTCCACCCGCTGGCCGACCGCGGCACGCTCCGCTGCGGCACGCTTCTCAACCGCTTCGAGTTCGGCAGTCAACTCCCGCGTCCGCTCGCGCTCGGCGGCGAGCGCCTCCGTGGCACGCCGAATCGCCGCCTCGAGCCGCGCGACCGCGTCGATCGCCCCGTCAGGCATCAGGACGACGAGGTCGAACCGGCGCCGGCGTCAAGCGCTCCCCGCGCGGCCGTGGCGACGGCGGCGAACCCTTCGGCATCCCGCACCGCCAGGTCCGCGAGCATCTTCCGGTTCAGCTCGATACCGGCAAGCTTGAGCCCCGACATCAACCGGCTGTAGGACAGTCCGTTCAGACGCGCGGCGGCGTTGATCCGGACGATCCAGAGGCTCCGGAACTGGCGCTTCCGCTGCCGCCGGTCGCGATAGGAGTAGGCGAGCGACCGGTCGACCGCCTGCTTGGCTATCCGGTGGCCCTTCGACTTGACGCCGTAGTAGCCCTTCGCCTGCTTGAGTATCTTCTTCCGCCGGCGGGCGCGCCGGCTGCCCCGTTTCACTCGTGCCATCGTCTGTGCTCCCGCAGCCCCGGCGAACTAGCGGATCATCCCCCTGATCGCCTTGGCGAAGCCGCCGACGACGTCGGTCTGTTTCCGCAGCTTCCGCTTCCGGCCCTGCGCCTTCTTGGTCTGCATATGGTTCATCATCGAGTGCCTGCGCTTCACCTTGCCCTTGGCGGTGAGCTTGAAGCGCTTGGCCGCTCCACGGTGCGTTTTCTGCTTGGGCATTCCAGAGCCTCCTGTGGGGCTCGGAGGAGCCGCCGAACGGCGCATGGTAGCAGTTTGAGCCCTGAAACGCAGCGCCGGCGCGACTTCCCTTCGCGGAGGATTACAGATCGAGCGACTTCGACGCGACACGGTCGGCGACCCGGGCCGCGAGGTCGTCGATCGTGACCGCGCCCTGATCCGCTGAGCCGCCCTCGGGGGCTTCGCGCAGCCGCAGCGAGACGGTCCCGGCTTCCTGCTCGCGGCCGCCGATGACGAGCATGTAGGGGATCTTCTGGGTCTGGGCGTCGCGGATCTTGTAGCCGAGCTTCTCGCTGCGTTCGTCGAGTTCGACGCGGACGCCGGCGTCGGACAGCCGGCGGGTGACCTCGCGGCCGTAGTCCATGAAGCGATCGGAGACCGGCAGGACGAGCGCCTGCACCGGGGCGAGCCAGACCGGGAAGGCGCCGCCGGTGTGTTCGATCAGGATGCCGAGGAAGCGCTCGACCGAGCCCAGCATCGCCCGATGCAGCATGACCGGCCGCCGTGTTCCCCCGTCGCTGGCGGTGTACTCGAGGTCCAGCCGCTCGGGCATCTGGTAGTCCAGTTGCACGGTCCCCAGTTGCCAGCTCCGGCCGAGCGCGTCGAGGATCTGGAAGTCGATCTTCGGGCCGTAGAAGGCGCCGTCGCCCTCGTTGATCTGAAACTCGAGGCCGCGGCTCCTGAGCGCCCCCATCAGGGCGTTCTCGGCCCGTTCCCAGAGTTCTTCGCTGCCGATCGCCTTCTCCGGCCGAGTGGAGACCTCGATCTGGATGCCCTCGAAGCCGAAGGTGCTGTAGATCTCCAGGATCGTCGACACCGGTAGCAGCACCTCCGCTTCGACCTGGTCGTCGGTGCAGAAGGTGTGGGCGTCGTCCTGGCAGAACGTACGCACCCTGGTGAGGCCGGTGATCACGCCGGACCGTTCATAGCGATGGAGCCGGCCGAAGTCGGCGTAGCGGATCGGCAAGTCCCGGTAGGAGCGGAGGTCCGTCCGGTAGATCAGGCAGTGGCTGGGGCAGTTCATCGGCTTTACCG contains these protein-coding regions:
- a CDS encoding cell division protein ZapA, translated to MAEGERQEEVAATVAVEIFGVPYSLREDGAVDAARLRELAKKVDRKMREVADQAPNLEPGQIAVLAALNLANEVNGGAEGEGGRYQELVERVSILTSDLEAALDA
- the rpmI gene encoding 50S ribosomal protein L35, producing the protein MPKQKTHRGAAKRFKLTAKGKVKRRHSMMNHMQTKKAQGRKRKLRKQTDVVGGFAKAIRGMIR
- the rplT gene encoding 50S ribosomal protein L20; amino-acid sequence: MARVKRGSRRARRRKKILKQAKGYYGVKSKGHRIAKQAVDRSLAYSYRDRRQRKRQFRSLWIVRINAAARLNGLSYSRLMSGLKLAGIELNRKMLADLAVRDAEGFAAVATAARGALDAGAGSTSSS